The genomic window AGATTGAATTAGGTCAATATGAGGAACAAGGCATTTTTATTGTTCCATTATGTATTACAATGAAAAATAAAACATATTTAGATCAAAAAGATATTTCTAGTGTTGAAGTTTTTGAAACAATGGAGAGAGAAAATATTATGGTTATGACTTCTCAGCCACCAACAGGAGAAATGGTTACAATTTTACAAAGAATCAAAGATGCAGGATACGATGAAGTCATTGGTTTACCAATTGCAACTGGTTTATCATCAACATTAAATGGGATGAAAGTTGCTGCTGATATGGTTGATATTCCTATAACTTTGGTTGATACAAAAGGAACAGCAGGAAATCATAAATATCTAACATTCACTGCATCAAAACTTGTAAAAGAGGGAAAAACAGTTAATGAAATACAGGCTATTTTAACAGAGATGGTTGAACATTCTGGAACAATTATTATGGCTCCAAATCTTGAGCATTTAAAGAAAGGTGGTCGTATTACACCCGCTGTAGCACTTTTAGCAGGTATGCTAAAAATTGTTCCTGTAATGGAATTAAATTATGATTTAGGCGGTAAAATAGATACTTTAGCTAAGGTCAGAACTTTATCTAAAGCAAGAGCGACTTTAGTCAATCGTATGATTGAATTAGGTGTGAATGATAAAGATTATAAAGTCACAATTGAACATGTTTTATGTGAAGAAAGTGCGCTTGAAGTTAAACAAATGGTTTTAGATAAAATCGGTAATATTGAAATTGAATTAAGAGAATTGCCTTCTGTTGTAGGTGCACATATGGGCGTTGGAGGTATTGGAGTTCAATATATCAAAAAATATGAAGGATAGGAGATGACAAGATGGCTTTATTTGACGATTTTACAAAAAAGGCTGCTAAGTTTACTGAGGAAGCGATTGACAAAACACAGGAATTAGCAGGGACTGCAAAGATTAAACTG from Candidatus Stoquefichus sp. SB1 includes these protein-coding regions:
- a CDS encoding DegV family protein, translated to MNKIAILSDSGCQIELGQYEEQGIFIVPLCITMKNKTYLDQKDISSVEVFETMERENIMVMTSQPPTGEMVTILQRIKDAGYDEVIGLPIATGLSSTLNGMKVAADMVDIPITLVDTKGTAGNHKYLTFTASKLVKEGKTVNEIQAILTEMVEHSGTIIMAPNLEHLKKGGRITPAVALLAGMLKIVPVMELNYDLGGKIDTLAKVRTLSKARATLVNRMIELGVNDKDYKVTIEHVLCEESALEVKQMVLDKIGNIEIELRELPSVVGAHMGVGGIGVQYIKKYEG